A single window of Rickettsiella endosymbiont of Dermanyssus gallinae DNA harbors:
- the murI gene encoding glutamate racemase, translating into MSQHSLKPIGIFDSGVGGLTVAKAVTNHLPKESIVYFGDTAHTPWGDKSAAAIQAYSIKICDMLLQQDCKLILIACNSASAVAHELVKEYVGRKSIVVDVIDPMIDYLAENYVNKTIGLIGTKQTICSSIYRKKLDQRDIHIQLNSLATPLLVPLIEEAADQAIMQDVIKSYLSNPVLSGLDALVLGCTHYPLIKQFIQQFYPTKAAILDSTDIVAKLVKNLLESHGLLSNSVFEPQKKFYVSDYTTAFSAHARLFFKGPVSLERYPLWE; encoded by the coding sequence ATGTCACAACATTCTTTAAAACCCATTGGTATTTTCGATAGTGGTGTCGGTGGTTTAACCGTTGCTAAGGCAGTGACCAATCATCTGCCCAAGGAATCTATCGTTTATTTTGGCGATACGGCGCATACCCCTTGGGGAGATAAATCGGCGGCAGCTATCCAAGCGTATTCGATAAAAATCTGCGATATGTTGCTGCAGCAAGATTGTAAACTCATTTTAATTGCTTGTAATTCCGCATCAGCAGTTGCCCATGAATTAGTAAAAGAATATGTAGGCCGTAAGTCCATTGTTGTTGATGTCATTGATCCCATGATTGACTACTTGGCAGAAAATTATGTTAATAAAACCATTGGATTAATTGGAACCAAACAAACCATCTGTTCAAGTATTTACAGAAAAAAACTAGATCAACGGGATATTCATATACAACTCAATTCATTAGCGACGCCTTTATTAGTTCCTTTAATTGAGGAAGCGGCCGATCAAGCTATTATGCAGGATGTCATTAAATCTTATCTTTCAAATCCCGTTTTATCTGGTCTTGATGCGCTTGTTTTAGGTTGTACCCACTATCCTTTAATTAAACAGTTTATACAGCAGTTTTACCCAACTAAGGCGGCCATTTTAGATTCAACGGATATCGTGGCCAAGCTTGTAAAAAACTTACTTGAAAGCCATGGCCTTTTATCCAACAGTGTTTTCGAACCACAAAAAAAGTTTTATGTTTCGGATTATACAACGGCATTTTCTGCCCATGCGCGGCTTTTCTTTAAAGGTCCGGTTTCTTTAGAAAGGTATCCCTTATGGGAGTAA
- the lolA gene encoding outer membrane lipoprotein chaperone LolA → MKFIYRLNIFIFFLLIPVQLVYAASAPQELANLLNRLQSLQANFTQTVMDGRGQILQKTSGQMILQRPGRFRWEVMQPSKQLLIADGQRIWFYDIGLQQVMIQKQQTMAANSPAALLSDSPNNLTKQFDVNFLMDVQGFYLIPKDKNALFRSITLIFQQNQLREMRLADKLGQQTVIDFSQVKLNPSINAQTFHFVLPKDKNIEVVKS, encoded by the coding sequence ATGAAGTTTATTTATCGATTAAATATTTTTATATTTTTTTTATTGATACCAGTCCAGCTTGTTTACGCGGCTTCAGCACCACAAGAATTAGCCAACCTATTAAATCGCTTACAAAGTTTACAGGCTAACTTTACCCAAACAGTGATGGATGGTAGGGGGCAAATCCTGCAGAAAACTAGTGGACAAATGATTTTGCAACGACCCGGGCGGTTTCGATGGGAAGTGATGCAGCCTAGTAAACAATTGTTAATTGCCGATGGGCAACGTATTTGGTTTTATGACATCGGGTTGCAACAAGTGATGATACAAAAACAGCAAACGATGGCAGCAAATTCTCCTGCTGCGTTATTGAGCGATTCGCCTAACAACTTAACAAAACAGTTTGATGTCAATTTTTTGATGGATGTTCAGGGCTTTTATTTGATACCTAAAGACAAAAATGCGTTATTTCGTTCAATAACTTTAATTTTTCAGCAAAATCAACTGCGAGAAATGCGCCTGGCAGATAAATTGGGGCAACAGACAGTGATCGATTTTTCACAAGTTAAGCTTAACCCATCGATTAACGCACAGACTTTCCATTTTGTTTTGCCTAAAGATAAAAATATTGAAGTTGTGAAGAGCTAA
- a CDS encoding cation diffusion facilitator family transporter, whose protein sequence is MSHHHHHHTAFAVGLNVSFALAVLLNSGFVLAEVIYAFIAHSMSLLSDAVHNFGDVLGLLMSWGASFLAKKRSTQRYSYGYKKLTILAALANALLLVFTSALIVYESINKLRNPVPINEMIVMVVAFIGMLINGSTALLFMRQQQSDLNIKSAFLHLAYDALIALGVVLAGAIVYFTAWQWVDPIVGLVIVGIIALGSWNLLRRSVELILGAVPYGVDQKAVVTYLEKLPGVTAVHDLHIWGLSTQETALTAHLVMPGDGLSDQLQQQINQTLAERFQIQHVTLQVEQGQEKYPCSQGSVC, encoded by the coding sequence ATGTCACACCACCACCATCATCACACCGCTTTTGCAGTGGGCTTAAATGTTAGTTTTGCTTTAGCTGTATTGCTGAATTCAGGGTTTGTGTTGGCTGAAGTTATCTATGCTTTTATTGCACATTCTATGAGTTTGCTGTCGGATGCGGTGCATAATTTTGGTGATGTTTTAGGTTTATTGATGTCTTGGGGCGCAAGTTTTTTAGCGAAAAAACGTTCTACACAACGCTATAGTTATGGCTACAAAAAATTGACTATTTTAGCGGCCTTAGCCAATGCATTGTTGCTGGTATTTACATCAGCACTGATTGTGTATGAATCGATTAATAAACTGCGTAATCCGGTGCCTATCAATGAAATGATAGTGATGGTGGTTGCTTTTATTGGGATGCTAATCAATGGAAGTACGGCGTTATTATTCATGCGCCAACAACAATCTGATCTTAATATTAAAAGTGCATTCTTACATTTAGCCTATGATGCGTTGATTGCCTTAGGTGTTGTGCTGGCGGGTGCGATAGTCTATTTCACTGCTTGGCAATGGGTAGATCCTATCGTAGGTTTAGTCATTGTCGGGATTATTGCTTTAGGAAGCTGGAACTTATTACGCCGTTCAGTTGAATTAATTTTAGGTGCCGTTCCTTACGGTGTCGATCAAAAGGCGGTGGTTACTTATTTAGAAAAATTACCTGGTGTTACCGCCGTACATGATTTACATATTTGGGGTTTAAGTACACAAGAAACGGCGTTAACAGCGCATTTAGTTATGCCAGGTGATGGTTTATCGGATCAACTGCAGCAACAAATTAATCAAACATTAGCCGAAAGGTTTCAGATTCAGCATGTTACCTTGCAAGTAGAGCAAGGCCAGGAAAAATACCCGTGTAGTCAGGGATCGGTTTGCTAA